A genomic region of Candidatus Polarisedimenticolia bacterium contains the following coding sequences:
- a CDS encoding FmdB family zinc ribbon protein, which translates to MPLFEYECTKCGNRFEKIQKFSDPKTRTCPKCKGKAKRLASAPAIQFKGTGWYITDYARKGEKSSDDKAVKSSDEKGAKGGEDKPSKEKDKKPAKSSTSKKGSGD; encoded by the coding sequence GTGCCCCTTTTCGAATACGAATGCACCAAGTGCGGGAACCGCTTCGAGAAGATCCAGAAATTCTCGGATCCGAAGACCCGGACCTGCCCGAAGTGCAAGGGGAAGGCGAAGCGGCTGGCTTCCGCGCCGGCGATTCAGTTCAAGGGAACCGGCTGGTACATCACCGATTACGCCCGCAAGGGTGAGAAATCATCGGATGACAAGGCCGTGAAATCTTCCGACGAGAAGGGTGCCAAGGGAGGGGAGGACAAGCCTTCCAAGGAGAAAGACAAGAAACCCGCCAAGTCCTCCACTTCGAAGAAGGGGAGCGGCGACTAG